A stretch of Clostridium sp. BJN0001 DNA encodes these proteins:
- a CDS encoding small ribosomal subunit Rsm22 family protein yields MDLPAELKNYIENQTFNIKNETLINSRKSLTDKYKNKSGKGLNLIDSDNDASVYSIVRMPATFGSVYSALKYTLENIDSTFSSLIDVGAGTGAASWAAYSLINLEKITCLEREDKMRNLGSKIMKTGPNILNNANWIKYDITKDSLKEKGDIVITSYMLNELSEDFRIKAIDKLYDMTNNLLLIVEPGTPQGFKNIKMAREYLLKEGAHIIAPCPSNNTCQIEDSDWCHFSCRIQRSKLHRILKKGDAPYEDEKFSYIAVSKNDFKLKPYSRILRHPIIKKGHISLQICTDNNKVENLSLTKKDGSLYKSSKKLKWGDSLFK; encoded by the coding sequence ATGGATTTACCAGCAGAATTAAAAAACTATATTGAAAATCAGACTTTTAATATAAAAAATGAAACTCTTATTAATAGTAGAAAATCATTAACAGACAAATATAAAAATAAAAGTGGAAAAGGACTTAATCTTATTGATTCAGATAATGATGCATCAGTCTATTCAATTGTCAGGATGCCAGCTACCTTTGGTTCTGTTTATTCTGCGCTTAAATACACTTTAGAAAATATAGATTCTACATTTTCTTCACTCATAGATGTTGGTGCGGGTACAGGTGCCGCATCATGGGCAGCTTATTCATTAATTAATTTAGAAAAAATCACATGCCTTGAACGTGAAGATAAAATGAGAAACCTTGGATCTAAAATAATGAAAACTGGTCCTAACATATTAAATAATGCTAATTGGATAAAATATGATATAACAAAAGATAGTCTTAAAGAGAAAGGTGATATAGTCATAACTTCATATATGTTAAATGAATTAAGCGAAGATTTTCGTATAAAAGCTATAGATAAGCTTTATGACATGACAAACAATCTTCTTCTTATAGTAGAACCTGGTACCCCTCAAGGATTTAAAAATATAAAAATGGCACGTGAATATCTTTTAAAAGAAGGTGCACACATAATTGCTCCTTGTCCATCTAATAACACATGCCAAATTGAAGATTCTGACTGGTGTCATTTTTCATGTAGAATTCAGCGTAGTAAACTTCATCGTATATTAAAAAAAGGAGACGCTCCATATGAAGATGAAAAATTTTCATATATAGCCGTTTCTAAAAATGATTTTAAGCTTAAACCATATTCAAGAATATTAAGACATCCTATAATAAAAAAAGGACATATATCACTTCAAATCTGCACAGATAATAATAAAGTAGAAAATTTATCACTAACAAAAAAAGATGGAAGCTTATATAAGTCTTCTAAGAAATTAAAATGGGGGGATTCCCTTTTTAAATAA
- a CDS encoding LysR family transcriptional regulator, with amino-acid sequence MINFLNLKYFLVAAEELNFTRAAEKLFISQQSLSSHISKLEKNLNVKLFNRSNPLTLTHAGKSFAKNAAKMLDLKEESIKEIADIIDFKTGDLYIGVSHTRGRALLPDILPEYSRKFPNIKFHIFEGNSKELDVALDKDEVDIIVGMLPFNAENTAVEKLCKEEILMIVPDKILKKYCKNTYQNIKNQFERDIDISLLKNCPFLMVNARNRVRIIADEMFKEKNIKPNIILETENIETVLALSVKGMGITFYPRTLMNNKDLTFVRDMFKEINIYNLEYKKTHGTLAIGYRKDRYISKAAKEFIKIAKDKYN; translated from the coding sequence ATGATTAATTTCTTAAATCTTAAGTATTTTTTAGTAGCAGCAGAAGAACTTAATTTTACAAGGGCAGCAGAAAAACTTTTTATTTCACAGCAGTCATTAAGTTCACATATATCAAAACTTGAAAAAAATCTAAATGTTAAGCTTTTTAATCGCTCAAATCCACTTACTCTTACTCATGCAGGAAAGAGTTTTGCTAAAAATGCAGCTAAAATGTTGGATCTTAAAGAAGAATCTATAAAAGAAATAGCTGATATTATTGATTTTAAAACAGGAGATCTTTATATTGGAGTATCTCATACAAGAGGACGTGCTCTTCTTCCAGATATTTTGCCAGAGTATAGCAGAAAGTTTCCTAATATAAAGTTTCATATATTTGAAGGAAATTCAAAGGAACTTGATGTAGCTCTTGATAAAGATGAAGTTGATATAATAGTAGGAATGCTTCCATTTAATGCTGAAAATACTGCGGTAGAGAAGCTATGTAAAGAAGAAATATTAATGATAGTACCTGATAAGATTTTAAAAAAATATTGCAAAAATACTTATCAGAATATAAAAAATCAATTTGAAAGAGATATTGATATTTCGCTTCTAAAAAATTGTCCGTTTTTAATGGTGAATGCTAGAAATAGAGTAAGAATAATAGCGGATGAGATGTTTAAAGAAAAAAATATTAAGCCTAATATAATATTAGAAACTGAAAATATAGAAACTGTTCTTGCACTTTCTGTTAAAGGAATGGGGATAACATTTTATCCAAGAACACTCATGAATAATAAAGATCTGACATTTGTTAGGGATATGTTTAAAGAGATAAATATATATAACTTGGAATACAAAAAAACACATGGCACTTTAGCTATAGGATATAGAAAAGATAGATATATTTCAAAAGCAGCTAAAGAGTTTATAAAAATTGCAAAAGATAAATATAATTAG